From Camelina sativa cultivar DH55 chromosome 7, Cs, whole genome shotgun sequence, one genomic window encodes:
- the LOC104704318 gene encoding glutathione S-transferase T3-like: protein MDPRNLNSIPQQTCFVDLMNSQNDSIGSDNPILTNTSSSQPVHLNSTFSSQPVHFTSTFSSQPVHFNFNFSSQPLHFSPAQESEDCIELTVDENEADGGRGSRKRWSAEEDINLISAWLNTSKDPVVSNEQRLQSFWKRVADYYKANDGSSGSIARGPSQCKARWNKINHVVNKFVGCYAQASSKRKSGESEDDVLRLAYEFFKNDMEKPFLLEHCWRELKHDQKWLTEECNHKRTKLASDGAGAYSPGECKDGSEMRPPGVKAAKKKGKKPVVSIDVEDGSVVRKI, encoded by the coding sequence ATGGATCCAAGAAACCTTAATAGCATTCCACAACAAACATGTTTTGTTGATCTTATGAATTCTCAAAACGATTCCATCGGTTCAGATAATCCGATTCTTACAAATACATCCTCTTCTCAGCCTGTCCATTTGAACTCTAccttctcttctcagcctgtcCACTTTACCTCCAccttctcttctcagcctgtcCATTTTAACTTTAACTTCTCTTCTCAGCCACTTCACTTTAGCCCGGCACAAGAGTCTGAGGACTGTATCGAGTTAACAGTTGATGAGAATGAAGCAGACGGAGGAAGAGGAAGTAGAAAGCGGTGGAGTGCAGAAGAGGATATCAACCTGATAAGCGCTTGGTTGAATACAAGCAAGGATCCAGTTGTAAGTAATGAGCAGCGGCTTCAAAGTTTCTGGAAGAGGGTTGCTGACTACTACAAAGCAAATGATGGCTCATCTGGTTCAATAGCAAGAGGGCCTTCACAATGTAAGGCTAGGTGGAACAAGATTAACCACGTAGTCAATAAGTTTGTGGGGTGTTATGCACAAGCGAGTTCAAAGAGAAAGAgtggagaatcagaagatgatgtaTTGAGATTGGCATATGAGTTTTTTAAGAACGACATGGAGAAGCCATTTCTGCTAGAACATTGTTGGAGGGAATTGAAGCATGATCAGAAATGGCTCACGGAGGAGTGTAACCATAAGCGGACTAAACTCGCTTCAGATGGAGCAGGAGCATACTCACCCGGAGAGTGCAAGGATGGATCCGAGATGAGACCTCCGGGGGTTAAAGCTGCtaagaaaaaagggaagaaaccgGTTGTTAGTATTGATGTAGAGGATGGGTCTGTGgtaagaaaaatttaa